In Paenibacillus phoenicis, one genomic interval encodes:
- a CDS encoding phage holin family protein codes for MHFLGHVVRFIVSALVMLVVGWLVPQFSIGGFGSALLLALVIALLGWAIEGIFGTKVTPFGRGIVGFLTSALVIWLAQFIISGVSVSVIGALLAALVIGIIDLFIPVATPFNAAKDKNNR; via the coding sequence ATGCATTTTCTGGGACACGTCGTGCGATTCATCGTCTCCGCCTTAGTTATGCTGGTTGTGGGATGGCTTGTACCGCAATTCAGCATCGGTGGATTCGGCAGCGCCTTACTTCTCGCCTTGGTCATCGCCCTGTTGGGTTGGGCCATTGAAGGCATTTTCGGAACGAAGGTTACCCCGTTCGGGCGAGGAATCGTCGGTTTTCTTACGAGTGCACTCGTGATCTGGCTTGCCCAGTTCATCATTTCCGGCGTTTCCGTCTCTGTGATCGGTGCATTACTTGCTGCATTGGTCATCGGGATTATTGACCTGTTCATCCCTGTCGCAACTCCCTTTAACGCTGCCAAAGACAAAAACAATCGTTAA
- a CDS encoding MFS transporter codes for MKKQLNSQSILLLAVNGLFVLAGALSGTFLNVYIWKVKADFNLIAWFTFSQQLALGLVFWIAGKWVKERDKMIFLRLGIIVSGIFYLLVLWTGKHTVDYIWPLGLLFGTGSGLFWLAFNVVYFEVTDVETRDRFNGWVGILGSVIGIFGPWISGWLISMKHGEAGYRLIFTISLIVYGVGILLSFWLKKRKTGGPYHWLAPVQMLKKGSPWRQAAPASAAHGLREGVFSFLINLLIFISTSAEWRIGQFSLITSLVSLVSFWAVGKWLKIRARYYGMLVGALLITAVIIPLLWKVNYVTLMMMGVGTSLFLPLYLIPVISSVFDLIGNSPESVEQRVELIVLRELSITVGRLGGTLLFIVVYSLIPRMSTITWLMFALGATPVLSWLALRRLLKREAAKAA; via the coding sequence ATGAAAAAACAGCTGAACAGCCAATCCATCCTGCTGCTGGCGGTGAACGGTCTGTTCGTGCTTGCCGGCGCCTTGTCGGGCACGTTCCTGAACGTCTACATCTGGAAAGTGAAAGCGGATTTTAACCTGATTGCCTGGTTTACGTTCAGCCAGCAGCTGGCCTTGGGACTTGTCTTTTGGATTGCCGGGAAATGGGTGAAGGAACGCGACAAAATGATCTTTTTGCGGCTCGGCATTATCGTCTCGGGCATCTTCTATTTGCTGGTGCTGTGGACGGGCAAACATACGGTGGACTACATATGGCCGCTTGGTTTGTTGTTCGGAACCGGTTCGGGATTGTTCTGGCTGGCCTTTAACGTCGTGTATTTCGAGGTGACGGATGTCGAGACGCGGGACCGATTTAACGGCTGGGTGGGGATTCTCGGTTCGGTGATCGGGATCTTTGGCCCGTGGATCTCCGGCTGGCTGATCTCCATGAAACACGGCGAGGCCGGATACCGGCTGATTTTTACCATCTCGTTAATCGTGTATGGGGTAGGGATCTTACTCAGCTTCTGGCTGAAAAAAAGAAAAACGGGCGGGCCTTATCACTGGCTGGCTCCCGTGCAAATGCTGAAAAAGGGCAGCCCGTGGCGCCAGGCTGCGCCCGCTTCGGCCGCCCATGGTCTGCGCGAAGGCGTATTTTCGTTCCTGATCAATTTGCTGATCTTTATCAGCACTTCTGCGGAGTGGCGGATTGGGCAGTTTTCACTGATCACGTCCCTTGTCTCCCTAGTCAGCTTCTGGGCGGTAGGGAAGTGGCTGAAAATCCGCGCGCGCTACTACGGGATGTTGGTCGGGGCTTTGCTCATCACTGCGGTGATCATCCCGTTGCTCTGGAAGGTCAATTACGTCACCCTGATGATGATGGGGGTAGGGACGTCCTTGTTTTTGCCGCTTTACCTGATTCCCGTCATCTCTTCAGTGTTCGACCTGATTGGCAATAGTCCGGAAAGCGTGGAGCAGCGGGTGGAGCTGATCGTGCTTCGCGAGCTTAGCATTACGGTGGGGCGCTTGGGCGGAACGCTGTTGTTTATCGTGGTCTATTCCCTCATTCCGCGCATGTCAACGATCACCTGGCTGATGTTCGCCTTGGGGGCAACGCCGGTGCTGAGCTGGCTGGCCCTGCGCCGGCTGTTGAAGCGGGAGGCGGCCAAAGCCGCCTGA
- a CDS encoding aminotransferase class I/II-fold pyridoxal phosphate-dependent enzyme → MSIQSQRAEQSSKTMTSYLAPRVREIQPSGIRRFFDLASGSKDIITLGVGEPDFITPWHVREACVYSLERGYTSYTSNAGTPELREAIAEYLYTSYQVKYDPKDEILVTVGGSEAIDLALRALIEPGDEILVPVPCYISYSPIAMIGGGVPVEIETYAKHDFKLQAEDLKAKITPKSKVLILNYPSNPTGGIMTYEDWLPIAKIVEENDLIVISDEIYAELTYGQKHVSFASIPGMKDRTILVNGFSKAFAMTGWRMGYACGHPDLIYAMLKIHQYTVMCAPVMGQVAALEALKNGLEEKDQMVESYNQRRRLIVQGLRDIGLECHEPQGAFYAFPSIASTGLSSEEFAQRLLLEAKVAAVPGNVFGAGGEGFLRCSYATGVNQLNEALNRMEQFVRKLKQG, encoded by the coding sequence ATGAGTATTCAATCACAGCGTGCTGAGCAATCGAGTAAAACGATGACATCGTATTTGGCTCCGCGGGTCCGCGAGATTCAACCCTCCGGCATCCGCCGCTTCTTCGATCTGGCTAGCGGAAGCAAGGATATTATCACGTTAGGCGTGGGCGAACCGGATTTTATCACCCCATGGCATGTCCGGGAAGCATGCGTTTACTCCCTGGAACGCGGGTATACGAGCTATACGTCCAACGCGGGAACGCCTGAGCTTCGGGAAGCGATCGCTGAATATTTGTACACGAGTTATCAGGTGAAATACGACCCGAAAGACGAAATCCTCGTCACTGTGGGCGGCAGTGAGGCGATTGATCTGGCGCTGCGGGCGTTAATCGAACCGGGCGATGAGATTCTCGTCCCGGTGCCTTGCTATATCTCCTACTCGCCGATTGCCATGATCGGGGGAGGGGTGCCCGTCGAAATCGAGACTTACGCCAAGCACGATTTCAAGCTCCAGGCCGAAGACCTGAAAGCGAAGATTACGCCCAAATCCAAGGTTCTCATTTTAAATTATCCCAGCAATCCGACGGGCGGCATCATGACGTACGAAGATTGGCTGCCGATCGCCAAAATCGTCGAGGAGAACGATCTCATCGTCATTTCCGACGAGATTTATGCGGAGCTCACCTATGGGCAGAAGCACGTTAGCTTTGCTTCGATTCCGGGAATGAAGGACCGGACGATTCTGGTTAATGGGTTTTCCAAAGCGTTTGCGATGACCGGCTGGCGGATGGGTTATGCATGCGGACACCCGGACTTGATCTATGCCATGCTGAAAATTCACCAATATACGGTGATGTGCGCTCCGGTTATGGGGCAAGTGGCTGCGCTCGAGGCGCTGAAGAACGGGCTGGAGGAGAAAGACCAGATGGTTGAATCCTACAATCAGCGCCGCCGCTTGATCGTTCAGGGCTTGCGCGACATCGGCCTGGAATGTCACGAGCCACAAGGGGCGTTCTATGCGTTTCCTAGCATCGCGTCTACCGGACTCAGCTCGGAGGAATTCGCCCAACGCCTTCTGCTGGAGGCGAAGGTGGCGGCGGTTCCGGGGAATGTCTTTGGCGCCGGCGGGGAAGGGTTCTTACGTTGCTCCTATGCGACAGGAGTGAATCAGCTCAACGAGGCGTTAAATCGAATGGAGCAGTTCGTCCGTAAATTGAAGCAAGGCTGA
- the pheT gene encoding phenylalanine--tRNA ligase subunit beta, translating to MKVSTEWLSDYISLDGVNVEELAEQITRSGIEIDSIENRNQGVSNVVVGFVKSKEKHPDADKLNICVVDAGQGEDLQIVCGAKNVAAGQKVPVALVGAKLPGGLEIKKAKLRGVLSQGMICSAKELGLNDKLLPKEQQEGILVLPEEVEIGTPITQLLGLDDKVLDFDLTPNRSDCLSMIGAAYEVGAILNREVKLPQPELASSGVLAKERIQVKIDAPELCSRYAVRYIADVKVGPSPLWMQNRLMAAGIRPISNIVDITNYVMLEYGQPLHAFDADKIAGGMLGVRQAKAGEKLVTLDGQERELEAGALLIVDGEDRPVALAGVMGGLDTEVTDQTVNLVLESAKFAGASVRRTSRTLGLRSEASQRFEKEVDPASVIPALNRAASLMAAYAGGQVAEGIVEIVHQEQEEKVIALSLQKLNDYLGTNISSLEAKTILGRLRFECAGSEEVIEVRVPTRRGDITRDVDLIEEVARLYGYDNIEATMIEGVTTVGGYTKPQALRRTIRQLLTHGGWQEVMGYSFIREGASAKFPQLGEGDREIRLAMPMSEDRSVLRGSLLPGMIDIAVYNRNRKQDNLALFEIGSVFRTKEEKLTKQPSELPVLSLLLAGERAEKRWNAPAEKVDFFDLKGALESLFEYLGVAERMTYEADGPQGFHPGRSASIFLNGTSGKERIGTLGQLHPELQRELDLDDTYVAELLLEPLYRYAGEAYVYQELPRYPAMQRDIAVVVNSDVEAGALIGVIREKAGELLESVEVFDVFTGAKLGEGKKSVALSLVYRHMERTLTDEEVAAVHDRVVEGLSQTFAAELRK from the coding sequence ATGAAAGTATCAACCGAATGGTTGTCTGACTATATTTCGCTGGATGGGGTAAATGTTGAAGAGCTGGCGGAGCAAATCACCCGGTCCGGGATTGAAATCGATTCGATCGAAAACCGCAATCAAGGCGTTTCGAACGTTGTGGTTGGTTTTGTCAAAAGCAAAGAAAAGCATCCTGACGCTGACAAGCTGAACATTTGCGTCGTTGACGCGGGGCAGGGAGAGGATCTGCAAATCGTATGCGGCGCGAAAAACGTGGCGGCCGGCCAGAAGGTACCGGTTGCGCTCGTAGGCGCCAAGCTGCCGGGCGGGCTGGAGATCAAGAAAGCCAAGCTGCGCGGCGTCTTGTCGCAAGGGATGATCTGTTCGGCCAAAGAGCTTGGCCTCAACGACAAGCTGCTGCCGAAGGAACAGCAGGAAGGCATTCTCGTATTGCCTGAAGAAGTGGAGATCGGCACACCGATTACCCAACTGCTGGGGCTGGACGACAAGGTGCTGGACTTCGACCTGACGCCTAACCGGTCGGATTGCCTGAGCATGATCGGGGCTGCTTATGAGGTAGGCGCGATTTTGAACCGCGAAGTAAAGCTGCCGCAGCCTGAGCTTGCCTCCTCTGGCGTACTGGCCAAGGAACGGATTCAGGTTAAGATCGACGCACCTGAGCTGTGCAGCCGGTATGCGGTACGTTACATCGCCGATGTCAAGGTCGGCCCATCGCCGTTGTGGATGCAAAACCGGCTGATGGCGGCGGGAATTCGCCCGATCAGCAACATTGTCGACATCACGAACTACGTCATGCTGGAGTACGGCCAGCCGTTGCATGCGTTTGATGCTGACAAGATCGCCGGCGGCATGCTGGGCGTGCGCCAAGCCAAAGCTGGCGAGAAGCTGGTGACACTGGACGGTCAGGAGCGTGAGCTGGAAGCCGGCGCACTATTGATCGTGGATGGTGAAGATCGTCCGGTGGCTTTGGCGGGCGTCATGGGCGGACTCGATACAGAAGTGACCGATCAAACGGTTAACCTTGTGCTGGAGTCGGCGAAATTTGCCGGCGCCAGCGTCCGCCGCACGTCGCGGACGCTGGGGCTTCGCTCGGAGGCTTCGCAGCGGTTCGAGAAAGAGGTGGATCCGGCTTCCGTCATCCCGGCGCTGAATCGCGCGGCCTCGCTGATGGCAGCCTATGCTGGCGGCCAAGTGGCTGAAGGGATCGTGGAGATCGTTCATCAAGAGCAGGAAGAGAAAGTGATCGCCCTGTCGCTTCAGAAGCTGAACGATTACCTGGGCACGAACATTTCCTCGCTGGAGGCGAAAACGATTCTGGGACGTCTCCGCTTCGAATGTGCCGGCTCGGAGGAGGTCATCGAAGTTCGCGTGCCGACGCGCCGCGGCGACATTACGCGCGACGTGGATTTGATCGAAGAGGTGGCGCGGCTCTACGGTTACGACAACATCGAGGCAACGATGATCGAAGGGGTAACGACAGTCGGCGGCTATACGAAACCGCAGGCGCTGCGCCGCACGATCCGCCAACTGCTCACTCATGGCGGCTGGCAGGAAGTGATGGGTTACTCCTTCATCCGGGAAGGGGCAAGCGCGAAGTTCCCGCAGCTGGGGGAAGGGGATCGGGAGATCCGCCTGGCCATGCCGATGAGCGAGGACCGCAGCGTGCTGCGCGGCAGCCTGCTGCCGGGAATGATCGACATCGCCGTTTACAACCGCAATCGCAAGCAGGACAATCTGGCATTGTTTGAAATCGGCAGCGTCTTCCGCACCAAGGAGGAGAAGCTGACCAAGCAGCCAAGCGAGCTGCCGGTGCTGTCCTTGCTGCTGGCCGGCGAACGGGCAGAAAAACGCTGGAACGCTCCGGCGGAGAAGGTGGATTTCTTTGATCTCAAAGGTGCGTTGGAGAGCCTGTTCGAATACTTGGGGGTTGCTGAACGGATGACGTATGAAGCGGATGGGCCGCAAGGCTTCCATCCTGGACGTTCGGCTTCCATCTTCCTGAACGGCACGTCCGGCAAGGAACGGATCGGTACGCTGGGTCAGCTTCATCCGGAGCTGCAACGGGAGCTGGATCTGGATGATACGTATGTTGCCGAGCTGCTGCTTGAACCGCTGTACCGCTATGCGGGCGAAGCTTACGTTTACCAAGAGCTGCCGCGTTATCCGGCGATGCAGCGCGATATCGCTGTTGTCGTGAACTCCGATGTGGAAGCGGGCGCGTTAATCGGCGTGATCCGTGAAAAGGCCGGCGAGCTGCTGGAATCGGTGGAGGTATTCGACGTATTTACGGGTGCCAAGCTAGGCGAAGGCAAGAAGAGCGTAGCTTTATCGCTGGTATATCGCCATATGGAACGGACTCTGACGGACGAGGAAGTTGCCGCAGTACACGACCGGGTGGTCGAAGGGCTGTCGCAAACTTTTGCGGCGGAGCTTAGAAAATAG
- a CDS encoding cupredoxin domain-containing protein, with translation MKKSIAIVATSVLLLLVTACSGSKAAENSSAAGNNIQPEAELVIEASNYQFDQAEYHLKKDVPVKIVFKNASGNHGILVPGLKLQLDRKNDSAVIVPTEAGEFEVACSVMCGSGHSAMISKIIVE, from the coding sequence GTGAAGAAAAGCATAGCCATCGTTGCAACTTCCGTACTCTTGTTACTTGTTACCGCTTGCAGCGGCAGCAAAGCGGCTGAGAACAGCAGTGCCGCCGGGAATAATATCCAACCGGAAGCGGAACTGGTCATTGAAGCCAGCAACTATCAATTCGATCAAGCCGAATACCATTTGAAGAAAGATGTTCCGGTCAAAATCGTTTTCAAGAACGCCTCCGGTAATCACGGCATTCTCGTGCCCGGTTTAAAGCTGCAGCTGGACCGCAAGAACGACTCCGCCGTGATCGTGCCAACCGAAGCCGGTGAGTTCGAAGTGGCCTGCTCGGTGATGTGCGGTTCCGGCCACAGCGCCATGATCTCCAAAATTATCGTTGAATAA
- a CDS encoding spore coat protein, with amino-acid sequence MNQTDIHELLPQNDLLKSILADLRRTVREYTTATTESSCPALRQMFTELTNSTLRLQGTLYELMKHQGIYSAPAPAPRQLLDKKLQDAEKTQQELRQFTERRTSRWTPHAHQANVEEHQPNVLPPYSI; translated from the coding sequence ATGAATCAGACGGACATCCACGAGCTCTTACCCCAGAACGATTTGTTAAAATCGATTTTGGCCGATTTACGCCGTACTGTTCGAGAATATACGACCGCTACGACGGAGTCGTCCTGTCCGGCTCTACGGCAGATGTTTACCGAGTTGACGAACAGCACCTTGCGATTGCAGGGAACGCTGTATGAACTGATGAAGCACCAAGGCATTTACTCAGCGCCGGCACCGGCACCGCGCCAATTGTTGGACAAGAAGCTGCAAGACGCAGAGAAAACCCAGCAGGAGCTGCGTCAGTTTACCGAACGGCGAACTTCCCGCTGGACGCCCCATGCCCATCAGGCTAACGTGGAGGAGCATCAACCTAATGTACTTCCGCCGTATTCGATCTAA
- a CDS encoding Lrp/AsnC family transcriptional regulator, translating into MKQLSELKLKLLDLLKEDARRDANLLATLVGSTAEEVAQAIRELEEDHVIVKYATVVNSSALEDEKVTALIEVQITPERGRGFDTIAERVYLFPQVKSVFLMSGAYDLLVEVEGRNLKEVASFVSDKLSTLESVLSTKTHFILKKYKQDGIIFEDPEEDRRLLISP; encoded by the coding sequence ATGAAACAACTAAGCGAATTAAAGCTCAAACTGCTGGACCTCCTCAAAGAGGACGCCCGCCGGGATGCGAACTTACTGGCGACGCTCGTCGGCTCAACGGCGGAGGAAGTGGCGCAAGCAATCCGTGAATTGGAGGAAGATCACGTGATCGTCAAATACGCGACCGTGGTGAATTCAAGTGCACTGGAAGACGAGAAGGTGACGGCGTTAATCGAAGTGCAAATTACACCCGAACGGGGACGCGGCTTCGATACGATCGCGGAGCGGGTATACCTGTTTCCCCAAGTCAAATCGGTATTTTTGATGTCCGGCGCATATGACCTGCTGGTGGAAGTCGAAGGCCGCAACTTGAAGGAAGTGGCGAGCTTTGTCTCCGACAAATTGTCCACCCTGGAGTCGGTGTTGTCGACGAAGACCCATTTTATTCTAAAAAAATACAAGCAAGACGGCATCATCTTCGAAGATCCCGAAGAAGACCGCCGTTTGTTGATATCTCCGTAA
- a CDS encoding endonuclease MutS2, with translation MDEKILKTMEYQKIIDQLSSFSQTALGKRTAEALRPVTDLEDVKRLLQATDEAFKVDRLKGAPGFGGIVDITPAVKRARIGGTLNPHELLGIATTLEGSRRIKRYIATMHEEHEVPLLYHLSDTLSDQKPLEDAIKRCIDESAEVLDSASPELATIRRELRSGEVRIREKLDAMIRSASVSKMLQDQLITIRGDRFVIPVKAEYRAHFGGIVHDQSGSGATLFIEPESIVAMNNKLRETRLREEREIEVILQKLTALVGEQAELLLYDGDVLGQLDFIFAKARLARELKGTLPRMNDRGFIKLKKGRHPLIPADQVVPIDVELGNQYTTIIVTGPNTGGKTVTLKTIGLLSLMAMSGLFVPAEDGSQLCVFDAIYADIGDEQSIEQSLSTFSSHMTNIISILRQMTPKSLVLLDELGAGTDPAEGSALAIAILEHIHSLGCRMVATTHFSELKVYAYERKGVINASMEFDVATLSPTYRLLVGIPGRSNAFAIAERLGLPERILEYARGEVTEEDMRVENMIASLEQNRLGAEQERETAEQLRREMEELRRRHAAELEKLEQQRDKRLEKAEEEAAAIIAKARQEAERIISDLRRLAMEEGAAVKEHKLIAARKQLDEAEPQRRKKSAAARKAAKPPRQIEPGDEVMVYSLNQKGHVVELSGNKEAIVQLGIMKMKVSLDDMELIAAPPASKPVQRTAPNVKRTRDENVRTELDLRGANLEEALIEVDRFIDEAYLSNLGQIYIIHGKGTGILRSGISEYLRKHKHIKSFRLGNYGEGGTGVTVAELK, from the coding sequence TTGGACGAGAAAATTTTGAAAACCATGGAATATCAAAAAATTATAGATCAGCTGTCCTCTTTTTCCCAAACGGCACTTGGAAAAAGAACAGCCGAAGCGCTGCGGCCCGTCACCGATCTGGAGGACGTCAAGCGGCTGCTTCAAGCCACCGATGAAGCGTTTAAGGTGGACCGTCTTAAGGGGGCGCCCGGATTCGGCGGAATCGTGGATATCACTCCGGCGGTCAAGCGGGCCCGGATCGGCGGGACGCTGAATCCGCACGAGCTGCTGGGCATTGCAACCACGCTGGAAGGCTCGCGCCGGATTAAACGGTATATTGCCACGATGCACGAAGAACATGAAGTTCCGCTGCTGTATCACTTAAGCGATACCTTAAGCGATCAGAAGCCGTTGGAGGATGCGATCAAACGCTGCATCGACGAAAGCGCGGAGGTGCTCGATTCGGCTAGTCCGGAGCTGGCCACCATCCGCCGCGAGCTGCGGAGCGGGGAGGTGCGGATCCGGGAGAAGCTGGATGCGATGATCCGCTCCGCTTCGGTGTCGAAGATGCTGCAGGATCAGCTGATCACGATCCGCGGCGACCGCTTCGTCATCCCGGTCAAAGCGGAATACCGCGCGCATTTTGGCGGGATCGTACACGATCAGTCCGGATCGGGAGCTACGCTGTTCATTGAGCCGGAATCGATTGTGGCGATGAACAACAAGCTGCGCGAGACGCGGCTGCGTGAGGAACGGGAAATCGAGGTCATTTTGCAGAAGCTGACCGCCCTGGTTGGCGAGCAAGCCGAGCTGTTGCTGTACGACGGGGATGTGCTCGGCCAGCTGGATTTCATCTTCGCCAAAGCCCGGTTGGCTCGCGAATTAAAGGGGACGCTGCCGCGGATGAACGACCGCGGGTTCATCAAGCTGAAGAAGGGGCGCCATCCGTTGATTCCGGCTGACCAGGTCGTGCCGATCGATGTGGAGCTGGGGAACCAGTACACGACGATCATTGTCACCGGTCCGAACACCGGGGGGAAAACCGTCACCCTGAAGACGATTGGTCTGCTTAGCTTGATGGCGATGTCCGGGTTGTTCGTGCCGGCGGAAGACGGCAGCCAGCTTTGCGTATTTGATGCCATCTACGCCGATATCGGGGACGAACAGAGCATCGAGCAGAGCTTAAGTACCTTCTCCAGCCATATGACGAACATTATCTCGATTTTGCGCCAGATGACGCCGAAGAGCCTGGTATTGCTGGATGAGCTGGGTGCGGGAACCGACCCGGCGGAAGGCTCGGCGCTGGCCATTGCGATTTTGGAACATATTCATTCGCTGGGCTGCCGGATGGTGGCGACCACTCACTTCAGCGAGCTGAAAGTCTACGCCTACGAACGCAAAGGCGTAATTAACGCCAGCATGGAGTTCGACGTAGCGACGTTAAGCCCGACTTACCGCCTGCTGGTGGGCATTCCGGGCCGAAGCAACGCGTTTGCTATCGCCGAACGGCTGGGGTTGCCGGAGCGAATTCTGGAGTATGCCCGCGGCGAAGTGACTGAAGAGGACATGCGCGTCGAGAACATGATCGCTTCGCTGGAGCAGAACCGCCTTGGGGCGGAGCAGGAGCGGGAAACGGCCGAGCAGCTGCGGCGCGAGATGGAAGAGCTGCGCAGACGCCATGCCGCCGAGCTGGAGAAGCTGGAGCAGCAGCGGGATAAACGCCTGGAGAAGGCGGAGGAAGAAGCGGCAGCGATCATTGCCAAGGCAAGGCAGGAGGCCGAGCGGATTATCAGCGACCTGCGCCGCCTCGCGATGGAGGAAGGCGCGGCCGTGAAGGAGCACAAGCTGATTGCAGCTCGCAAGCAGCTGGATGAAGCCGAGCCGCAGCGCCGCAAGAAGAGTGCAGCGGCCCGCAAGGCGGCCAAACCGCCGCGGCAGATCGAACCGGGCGACGAAGTGATGGTATACAGCTTGAACCAGAAGGGGCACGTCGTTGAGCTCTCCGGCAACAAGGAAGCGATCGTACAGCTCGGCATCATGAAGATGAAGGTGAGCCTGGACGACATGGAGCTGATCGCTGCGCCTCCGGCTAGCAAGCCGGTTCAACGGACGGCTCCCAACGTTAAGCGGACGCGCGATGAGAACGTCCGCACCGAGCTGGATTTGCGCGGAGCGAATTTGGAAGAGGCCTTAATCGAGGTTGACCGTTTCATCGACGAAGCCTACTTAAGCAATTTAGGCCAGATCTACATTATTCACGGGAAAGGGACCGGGATTTTGCGGTCCGGGATCTCGGAGTATCTTCGCAAGCATAAGCATATCAAGAGCTTCCGCCTCGGGAACTACGGGGAAGGCGGAACCGGCGTGACGGTCGCTGAGCTGAAGTAA
- a CDS encoding cob(I)yrinic acid a,c-diamide adenosyltransferase, whose translation MSIYTRSGDQGLTTVIGGRVTKDDAQVEAYGSIDELNSFVGQAVSLSDEVTFGDLREQLLEIQHELFDCGSDLAYVKLSESRYKVTPELAQRLEAWIDRYEADNPPLEKFILPGGTPLASALHVCRTVCRRAERRVVTLSRVKEINAEVLIYLNRLSDYFFAAARMANHRQQVADIEYVRSGKVFGKK comes from the coding sequence ATGTCGATCTATACGCGTTCCGGCGACCAAGGGCTAACCACGGTCATCGGCGGTCGAGTAACAAAAGATGATGCGCAGGTTGAAGCCTACGGTTCGATCGATGAGCTGAATAGTTTCGTGGGACAAGCAGTCAGTTTATCGGACGAGGTGACGTTTGGCGATCTTCGTGAACAGCTGCTGGAGATCCAGCACGAGTTGTTTGATTGCGGCTCCGATCTCGCCTACGTCAAGCTGTCGGAAAGCCGCTACAAGGTGACGCCGGAGCTCGCACAGCGGCTTGAAGCATGGATTGATCGTTACGAAGCGGACAATCCGCCGCTTGAGAAGTTTATTTTGCCCGGGGGAACGCCGCTGGCTTCGGCCCTGCACGTTTGCCGGACTGTATGCCGGCGCGCCGAACGCCGCGTCGTTACGCTGAGCCGGGTCAAGGAGATTAATGCCGAGGTGCTGATCTATCTGAACCGGTTGTCGGACTATTTCTTTGCAGCGGCTCGCATGGCTAATCATCGCCAGCAGGTGGCAGATATCGAATACGTGCGGAGCGGGAAGGTGTTTGGCAAGAAGTGA
- a CDS encoding DUF350 domain-containing protein — MKESIDPILEQPLGLMIGYFSVAVLELIVFLSCFELFARYRCWQEIKRGNMAASLATGGKIFGLANIIRYAAAHPSIYDFMIWSSVGALLLFAAYLLFEFLTPVFRIDDEIAAGNTSVGFIAMAVSVSVSFLIGACIG; from the coding sequence ATGAAGGAAAGCATTGATCCGATCTTGGAGCAACCGCTGGGGCTGATGATCGGGTATTTTTCCGTGGCGGTGTTAGAATTGATTGTGTTTCTTTCTTGCTTCGAACTGTTTGCAAGATATCGCTGCTGGCAGGAGATCAAGCGCGGCAATATGGCCGCGTCCCTGGCTACCGGCGGAAAAATCTTCGGACTGGCGAACATTATCCGTTATGCGGCGGCACATCCCTCGATTTACGACTTCATGATATGGTCATCGGTCGGAGCCTTGCTGCTGTTCGCTGCATATTTGCTGTTTGAATTTTTAACGCCGGTGTTTCGCATCGACGATGAGATTGCAGCGGGGAACACCAGCGTAGGTTTTATCGCGATGGCCGTATCGGTGTCAGTGTCTTTTTTGATCGGCGCTTGTATAGGTTAG
- a CDS encoding aspartyl-phosphate phosphatase Spo0E family protein translates to MSPCMDQEERPHSPQAVTLEDEIHLLRSKMERLFLQEKSFTSDIVIEISSLLDLKINEFMKTMKTTPKSIRR, encoded by the coding sequence ATGAGCCCGTGCATGGATCAAGAGGAACGGCCGCATTCACCGCAAGCCGTAACGCTGGAGGATGAAATTCACTTGCTTCGCAGCAAGATGGAACGGCTATTTCTGCAAGAAAAATCCTTTACATCGGACATCGTGATTGAAATCAGCAGCTTATTGGACCTGAAAATTAATGAATTCATGAAAACTATGAAAACCACTCCAAAATCCATTCGACGTTAA